From the Pedobacter cryoconitis genome, one window contains:
- a CDS encoding YqgE/AlgH family protein: protein MISRLTPSAGKLLVSEPFLNDPNFTRSVVFLTEHSELGTLGFVINQPSLLLLGELIEDIGGPAFPVCYGGPVATDTIHFIHRCPKKISGGEEIAKGIFWGGNFESFRALMGKGELTKDEVKVFVGYSGWEGPQLKAEMEENTWIVSDQYDADMIFSADEEQLWKEVIIHLGPKYAHISNFPKNPNLN, encoded by the coding sequence ATGATAAGTCGATTAACACCCTCAGCCGGTAAACTTCTTGTTTCCGAACCTTTTTTAAATGATCCTAATTTCACCCGGTCGGTAGTGTTTCTGACCGAACACAGTGAACTGGGGACGCTTGGTTTTGTAATTAACCAGCCAAGCCTTCTTTTATTAGGAGAGTTGATTGAGGATATCGGCGGACCGGCTTTTCCGGTATGCTATGGTGGCCCGGTAGCTACAGATACAATCCACTTTATCCACCGCTGTCCTAAAAAGATCTCAGGCGGAGAGGAGATTGCCAAAGGGATTTTCTGGGGAGGGAACTTCGAGAGCTTCAGAGCCTTAATGGGTAAAGGAGAGCTGACTAAAGATGAGGTGAAAGTTTTTGTTGGCTATTCGGGCTGGGAGGGGCCTCAGCTTAAAGCAGAGATGGAAGAGAATACCTGGATTGTTTCCGATCAGTATGATGCTGACATGATATTTTCTGCTGATGAAGAGCAGCTGTGGAAAGAAGTAATTATCCATTTAGGGCCTAAATATGCGCATATCAGTAATTTTCCTAAAAACCCTAATTTGAACTGA